From a single Loigolactobacillus coryniformis subsp. coryniformis KCTC 3167 = DSM 20001 genomic region:
- a CDS encoding Mini-ribonuclease 3, with the protein MTEVVDYRQLNGIALAYMGDASYEVYIRRHLLSKGITKPTRLQHQATHFVSAKAQAGLIEAMLAQNILNEAELSFYKRGRNANSHTHAKNTSVTTYRISTGFEALMGYLALSDQQERLDELAAWCIAQVEEGKINEQIK; encoded by the coding sequence ATGACAGAAGTAGTAGATTATCGGCAATTGAATGGTATTGCGTTGGCTTATATGGGTGACGCAAGTTATGAGGTTTATATTAGGCGGCATTTGCTGAGTAAAGGAATCACCAAACCAACGCGCCTGCAGCATCAAGCAACTCATTTTGTTTCAGCCAAAGCCCAAGCTGGCCTGATCGAAGCGATGCTAGCACAAAATATTCTTAATGAAGCGGAACTTAGTTTTTATAAACGGGGGCGTAACGCCAATAGTCACACCCATGCGAAAAATACGTCGGTGACGACGTACCGAATCTCAACTGGCTTTGAGGCGTTGATGGGTTATTTAGCGCTTAGTGATCAGCAGGAACGGTTGGATGAATTGGCAGCTTGGTGTATTGCCCAAGTAGAGGAAGGTAAAATTAATGAACAAATCAAATGA